A genomic window from Banduia mediterranea includes:
- the rpsJ gene encoding 30S ribosomal protein S10, whose product MAATSQSIRIRLKAFDHRLIDKSAREIVETAKRTGAVVRGPIPLPTRKERFTILVSPHADKDARDQYEIRTHKRLMQIVDPTEKTVDALSKLDLPAGVEVQIRVN is encoded by the coding sequence ATGGCCGCAACCAGCCAGTCCATACGCATCCGGCTTAAGGCCTTCGACCACCGCCTGATTGACAAATCGGCACGTGAGATCGTTGAGACCGCAAAGCGCACGGGTGCCGTCGTTCGCGGGCCGATCCCGCTGCCGACGCGCAAAGAGCGTTTCACCATCCTGGTGTCGCCGCATGCCGACAAGGATGCGCGTGATCAGTATGAAATCCGCACGCACAAGCGCCTGATGCAGATCGTCGACCCGACCGAAAAGACGGTCGACGCGCTGTCGAAGCTGGATCTTCCAGCCGGCGTCGAAGTGCAGATTCGCGTCAACTGA
- the rplC gene encoding 50S ribosomal protein L3, translating to MTIAIIGRKVGMTRIFTEAGHSIPVTVIECTPNRVTQLKSLESDGYRAVQVAVGEQKASRINKAATGHYAKAGVPAGRGLWEIRLVEGDPDLEPGAELSVEQFTDIKRVDVTGTSIGKGFAGVQKRWNFGGGRASHGNSLSHRVPGSIGQRQSPGKVWKGKKMAGHMGNERVTTLNLDLVKVDADRNLLLVKGAVPGSKNGDVIVRAAVK from the coding sequence ATGACGATTGCAATCATTGGTCGCAAGGTCGGCATGACCCGGATTTTCACCGAAGCCGGTCACTCCATTCCGGTCACGGTGATCGAATGCACGCCGAACCGCGTGACCCAGCTCAAGTCGCTGGAGTCCGACGGTTATCGCGCGGTGCAGGTCGCCGTTGGTGAACAGAAGGCCAGCCGGATCAACAAGGCCGCCACCGGTCATTACGCCAAAGCGGGTGTGCCGGCGGGACGTGGCCTCTGGGAAATCCGTCTGGTCGAGGGCGATCCCGATCTCGAGCCCGGCGCCGAGCTGAGCGTCGAGCAGTTTACCGACATCAAGCGGGTCGACGTGACCGGCACCAGCATCGGCAAGGGTTTTGCCGGCGTGCAGAAGCGCTGGAACTTCGGAGGTGGCCGTGCGAGTCACGGTAACTCGCTGTCGCACCGCGTCCCCGGCTCCATCGGTCAGCGCCAGAGCCCGGGCAAGGTGTGGAAGGGCAAGAAGATGGCGGGCCACATGGGGAACGAGCGTGTCACCACGCTGAACCTCGATCTGGTCAAGGTTGACGCCGATCGCAATTTGTTGCTGGTCAAGGGTGCCGTTCCCGGCTCCAAGAACGGTGACGTCATCGTCCGCGCGGCGGTGAAGTAA
- the rplD gene encoding 50S ribosomal protein L4 yields MDIQLHNSQNTLAVSDAVFGVDFNEALVHQVVTAYLAGGRAGTKKQKTRAEVRGGGRKPWKQKGTGRARAGTIRSPLWRTGGVTFAARPRSFEQKVNRKMYRGAIRSIVAELNRSGVLMVADAFTVDEPKTKSLIAKLNELGTQNLLIVTESVDANLVLSARNLPHVDVSDVEAINPVALLSFDKVLMTEGAIKKLESWLS; encoded by the coding sequence ATGGATATCCAACTACATAACAGTCAGAACACGCTCGCCGTGTCCGACGCCGTCTTCGGTGTCGACTTCAACGAGGCGCTGGTTCACCAGGTGGTGACGGCCTACCTCGCGGGCGGCCGTGCCGGCACCAAGAAGCAGAAGACGCGCGCTGAAGTGCGTGGCGGTGGCCGCAAGCCGTGGAAGCAGAAGGGCACCGGGCGTGCGCGCGCCGGTACCATCCGCAGCCCGTTGTGGCGCACCGGTGGTGTGACCTTCGCGGCGCGCCCGCGCAGCTTCGAGCAGAAGGTCAACCGCAAGATGTACCGCGGCGCGATCCGCTCGATCGTGGCCGAGCTCAACCGCTCGGGTGTGTTGATGGTCGCCGACGCGTTCACGGTCGATGAGCCGAAGACCAAGTCGCTGATCGCCAAGCTCAATGAACTGGGTACGCAGAACCTGCTGATCGTGACCGAGTCGGTCGACGCGAATCTGGTGCTGTCCGCGCGCAACCTGCCGCACGTCGACGTCAGCGATGTCGAGGCGATCAACCCGGTCGCGCTGCTGTCCTTCGACAAGGTGCTGATGACCGAGGGCGCGATCAAGAAGCTGGAGAGCTGGCTGTCATGA
- the rplW gene encoding 50S ribosomal protein L23 — protein sequence MNVDRLHSIILAPVISEKANRVAEKQNQAVFKVLPNAEKAEIREAVEKLFNVKVTSVQTLNVKGKTKRFGQMMGRRSDWKKAYVTLAEGEQIDFLGQS from the coding sequence ATGAACGTCGATCGTCTGCATTCCATCATCCTTGCTCCGGTGATTTCGGAGAAGGCCAACCGCGTCGCGGAAAAGCAGAACCAGGCTGTGTTCAAGGTGCTGCCGAATGCCGAAAAGGCGGAGATTCGCGAGGCGGTCGAGAAGCTCTTCAACGTCAAGGTCACTTCGGTGCAAACCTTGAACGTGAAGGGCAAGACCAAGCGCTTCGGCCAAATGATGGGCCGTCGTTCCGATTGGAAGAAGGCCTACGTGACGCTCGCCGAAGGTGAGCAGATCGACTTCCTGGGCCAGAGCTAA
- the rplB gene encoding 50S ribosomal protein L2 — MPLQKAKPTSAGRRHVVKVTHPDLYKGRPHAPLLEKKSGNGGRNNAGRITTRHQGGGHKQHYRVVDFKRTKDGVPAKVERIEHDPNRSAHIALLCYADGERRYIIAPKGVSAGDQLQSGRDAPIKPGNALPLRNIPLGSTIHCIELRPGKGAQVARSAGAAVQLVARDGEYVTLRLRSGEMRKVHGDCRATLGEAANGEHNLRSYGKAGAKRWKGIRPTVRGVVMNPVDHPHGGGEGKSGQGNPHPVSPWGQKAKGLRTRNNKRTEKFIVRSRHKR; from the coding sequence ATGCCGTTGCAGAAAGCCAAACCGACATCCGCTGGCCGTCGCCACGTTGTCAAGGTCACACATCCGGATCTCTACAAGGGCCGTCCGCACGCGCCCCTGCTTGAGAAGAAGTCCGGCAATGGTGGCCGCAACAACGCCGGTCGCATCACTACCCGTCACCAGGGTGGTGGTCACAAGCAGCACTATCGTGTCGTCGATTTCAAGCGGACCAAGGACGGGGTGCCGGCCAAGGTCGAGCGGATTGAGCACGATCCGAATCGCAGCGCGCATATTGCTCTGCTGTGCTACGCCGACGGTGAGCGTCGCTACATCATCGCGCCCAAGGGCGTGAGCGCCGGCGATCAGCTGCAGTCCGGTCGTGATGCGCCGATCAAGCCGGGCAATGCCCTGCCGCTGCGCAACATTCCGCTGGGCTCGACGATTCACTGCATCGAGCTGCGCCCGGGCAAGGGCGCGCAGGTTGCGCGATCCGCCGGTGCGGCCGTGCAGCTCGTGGCCCGTGATGGTGAGTATGTGACGCTGCGTCTTCGCTCCGGCGAAATGCGCAAGGTGCATGGCGATTGCCGCGCAACGCTGGGTGAGGCCGCCAATGGCGAGCACAACCTGCGTTCCTACGGCAAGGCCGGCGCGAAGCGCTGGAAGGGCATCCGCCCGACCGTCCGTGGTGTCGTCATGAACCCGGTTGACCATCCGCACGGCGGTGGTGAGGGCAAGTCCGGTCAGGGCAACCCGCATCCGGTGTCGCCGTGGGGCCAGAAGGCCAAGGGCCTCAGAACCCGCAACAACAAGCGCACGGAGAAGTTCATCGTGCGTAGCCGCCACAAGCGCTAA
- the rpsS gene encoding 30S ribosomal protein S19 — MPRSIKKGPFIDHHLAKKVSDLQGARVKKPIKTWSRRSMVSPDMVGLTIQVYNGRQHMPVFVTENMVGHKLGEFSPTRTFKGHVADKKG, encoded by the coding sequence ATGCCTCGTTCGATCAAGAAGGGCCCGTTCATCGACCACCATCTCGCAAAGAAGGTGAGCGATCTTCAGGGCGCCCGCGTCAAGAAGCCGATCAAGACCTGGTCGCGCCGCTCCATGGTGTCGCCCGACATGGTCGGCTTGACCATTCAGGTCTATAACGGCCGCCAACACATGCCGGTGTTCGTCACCGAAAACATGGTGGGCCACAAGCTCGGTGAGTTTTCGCCGACCCGCACCTTCAAAGGCCATGTGGCCGACAAGAAGGGTTGA
- the rplV gene encoding 50S ribosomal protein L22 produces MQTQAVLRFVRLSPQKARLVADQVRGQKVEQALNLLKFSNKRAADIIRKVLESAIANAENNDGADVDELKVKEIFVDQGPVMKRIQPRAKGRADRILKRTSHITIRVADE; encoded by the coding sequence ATGCAGACGCAAGCAGTTCTTCGTTTCGTGCGCCTCTCCCCGCAGAAGGCGCGGCTGGTCGCTGACCAGGTCCGTGGCCAGAAGGTTGAGCAGGCGCTCAATCTGCTGAAGTTTTCGAACAAGCGCGCCGCCGACATCATCCGCAAGGTGCTGGAATCGGCGATCGCCAATGCCGAGAACAACGATGGTGCCGACGTCGACGAATTGAAGGTCAAGGAGATCTTCGTCGATCAGGGCCCGGTAATGAAGCGCATCCAGCCGCGTGCCAAGGGCCGCGCGGATCGCATTCTCAAGCGGACGTCGCACATCACGATCCGCGTCGCGGACGAGTAA
- the rpsC gene encoding 30S ribosomal protein S3, with translation MGHKVHPTGIRLGITTRWKSNWYAERATYRENLGTDLEVRTFLRKKLANASVSQIYIERPAKSARITIHTARPGIVIGKKGEDIEKLKRLVAGKMGLKPDSVHISVEEIRKPELDSQLIAESVAQQLERRIMFRRAMKRAVQNAMRLGAGGIKIQVSGRLNGAEIARTEWYREGRVPLHTLRAYIDYGFAEAKTTYGIIGVKVWVFQGEQFEADGKAASKAAEAA, from the coding sequence ATGGGTCACAAAGTACATCCCACTGGCATTCGCCTCGGTATCACCACGCGCTGGAAGTCCAACTGGTACGCCGAGCGCGCGACCTACCGTGAGAACCTCGGTACCGATCTGGAAGTGCGCACTTTCCTGCGCAAGAAGCTGGCGAACGCGTCGGTTTCGCAGATCTATATCGAGCGTCCGGCGAAGTCGGCACGCATCACCATTCATACCGCGCGTCCGGGCATCGTCATCGGCAAGAAGGGCGAGGACATCGAGAAGCTGAAGCGTCTCGTGGCCGGCAAGATGGGGCTGAAGCCCGACAGCGTGCACATCTCGGTCGAGGAAATCCGCAAGCCGGAACTCGATTCGCAGCTGATCGCTGAATCGGTGGCTCAGCAGCTCGAACGGCGCATCATGTTCCGCCGCGCGATGAAGCGCGCCGTGCAGAATGCGATGCGCCTGGGTGCCGGCGGCATCAAGATCCAGGTCAGCGGTCGTTTGAACGGTGCCGAGATCGCGCGCACCGAGTGGTATCGCGAAGGTCGTGTGCCCCTGCACACGCTGCGCGCCTATATCGATTACGGCTTTGCCGAGGCCAAGACGACGTACGGAATCATCGGCGTCAAGGTCTGGGTGTTCCAGGGTGAACAGTTCGAAGCCGACGGCAAGGCGGCTTCGAAAGCCGCAGAAGCCGCCTGA
- the rplP gene encoding 50S ribosomal protein L16, with protein MMQPKRTKYRKQMKGRNRGLATTGNKVSFGEFGLQSLELGQVTARQIEAARRAISRHIKRGGKLWIRIFPDVPVTRKPLEVRMGKGKGNVEWWAAKVQPGRMLYEMEGVPEELAREAFRLAAAKLPVKVQFVTRTIM; from the coding sequence ATGATGCAGCCCAAGCGCACCAAGTACAGAAAGCAGATGAAAGGCCGCAATCGCGGCCTGGCGACGACCGGCAACAAGGTCTCGTTCGGTGAGTTCGGTCTCCAGTCCTTGGAGCTGGGCCAGGTCACCGCACGTCAGATCGAAGCCGCGCGTCGAGCGATTTCGCGTCACATCAAGCGTGGCGGCAAGCTCTGGATCCGTATTTTTCCGGACGTGCCCGTAACCCGCAAACCGCTCGAAGTCCGTATGGGCAAGGGCAAGGGTAACGTGGAGTGGTGGGCCGCCAAGGTTCAGCCGGGCCGCATGCTTTATGAAATGGAAGGCGTTCCCGAAGAGCTCGCACGCGAGGCATTCCGCCTTGCGGCCGCGAAGTTACCGGTGAAAGTCCAGTTTGTTACCCGGACGATCATGTAA
- the rpmC gene encoding 50S ribosomal protein L29 has protein sequence MKTTDYVKELSGKNAEQLNEELAALRKEQFNLRMQSATGQLTQTSRIGEVRKKIARVKTFMQKQQAQA, from the coding sequence ATGAAGACCACGGATTACGTTAAGGAGCTGAGCGGCAAGAATGCTGAGCAGCTCAATGAAGAACTCGCGGCGCTGCGCAAGGAGCAGTTCAACCTGCGCATGCAGTCGGCGACGGGCCAGTTGACGCAGACTTCGCGAATCGGCGAAGTGCGCAAGAAGATCGCGCGCGTCAAAACGTTTATGCAGAAGCAGCAGGCGCAGGCCTGA
- the rpsQ gene encoding 30S ribosomal protein S17, with amino-acid sequence MSEQTEKTQRIVVGRVVSNKMDKTITVLVERRVKHAIYGKYMRRSTKIKAHDEANTCNEGDLVSITECRPLSKDKNHRLVAVLEPVAGVTTGA; translated from the coding sequence ATGAGCGAGCAGACCGAAAAGACCCAGCGCATTGTTGTCGGACGCGTGGTGTCGAACAAGATGGACAAGACGATCACCGTGCTGGTCGAACGTCGCGTCAAGCACGCGATCTATGGCAAGTACATGCGTCGGTCGACCAAGATCAAGGCGCACGATGAAGCCAATACGTGCAACGAGGGTGATCTGGTGTCGATCACCGAATGCCGTCCCTTGTCCAAGGACAAGAACCACCGCCTGGTTGCAGTGCTTGAACCGG